In the Quercus lobata isolate SW786 chromosome 5, ValleyOak3.0 Primary Assembly, whole genome shotgun sequence genome, one interval contains:
- the LOC115992728 gene encoding cucumber peeling cupredoxin-like, which yields MEKLMSVVIVLGVVAAVLLQCTTAQTVHVVGDNIGWTIPQGGAQAYQTWAASKQFVVGDILTFNFTTNEHDVLKVPKESYDACSNANPIGNTITTGPANVTLEAAGSHYYICTVGRHCLAGQKLAITVSSSPGATPPSTNTPTTPTTPTPTSTTPAACSPSPTPSPDKVEGPSTMASPPPPSSSSIRVFASFFVSLMSIAIAFLF from the exons atggaAAAGCTTATGAGTGTTGTGATTGTTCTTGGTGTTGTTGCTGCAGTGCTTTTACAATGCACGACAGCACAAACAGTGCATGTTGTGGGAGATAACATTGGTTGGACCATTCCACAAGGTGGTGCCCAGGCATATCAGACTTGGGCTGCTAGCAAGCAGTTCGTGGTTGGTGATATTTTAA CGTTCAACTTCACCACCAACGAGCACGATGTCCTTAAAGTACCAAAAGAATCCTACGACGCTTGCAGCAATGCCAACCCTATTGGCAACACCATCACAACTGGCCCTGCTAATGTGACTCTCGAGGCTGCTGGCAGTCACTACTACATATGCACCGTCGGCAGGCACTGCCTAGCAGGTCAGAAGCTAGCCATCACTGTCTCGAGCTCTCCGGGCGCTACTCCACCCTCCACCAACACTCCTACTACTCCTACCACCCCTACTCCCACATCAACTACCCCTGCTGCTTGCAGCCCATCTCCTACGCCATCTCCTGATAAGGTTGAAGGTCCATCCACTATGGCTTCACCACCTCCTCCTAGTTCTTCATCAATTAGGGTCTTTGCTAGTTTCTTTGTCTCTTTAATGTCCATTGctattgcttttcttttttag